A part of Perca fluviatilis chromosome 15, GENO_Pfluv_1.0, whole genome shotgun sequence genomic DNA contains:
- the LOC120575327 gene encoding uncharacterized protein LOC120575327 encodes MSLEAANVPVGSLLHKCISAEPEQIPAAPTQLQQPHSEHGTDIQCQKCMSFYDMYIKLDGDKCASLEESTKMQSASHLWFDARKLRVTASSAKKVPVRASTKPDNFLREHLFPRFHGNTATRYGQENEEVAYAWMESCGFVVEKRGTVVSVTEPWLSASPDGVVNSTELLEIKCPVLAKNCSSLAEVFSSKLTDVKMVNGVPQLQPNGSRGYYLQVQLGVIHQGLNLPLSTDDGTGNTEQIRVIDLASRVSAP; translated from the exons ATGAGCTTAGAAGCCGCAAATGTTCCAGTGGGCAGCCTTCTGCACAAATGCATCTCTGCTGAACCAGAGCAAATTCCAGCAGCTCCCACACAGCTCCAGCAGCCTCATAGTGAACATGGCACGGACATACAGTGCCAgaaatgcatgtcattttatgaTATGTACATTAAATTAGATGGGGATAAATGTGCCAGTTTGGAGGAGTCCACTAAAATGCAGAGTGCCTCCCACTTGTGGTTTGATGCTCGTAAATTAAGAGTAACTGCTAGCTCTGCAAAAAAGGTCCCCGTGCGTGCATCTACTAAGCCAGATAACTTTCTTAGAGAGCATCTGTTTCCTAGGTTCCACGGGAACACTGCAACCAGGTATGGCCAGGAGAATGAGGAGGTGGCCTACGCGTGGATGGAGAGCTGTGGGTTTGTAGTTGAGAAGAGAGGCACTGTAGTTAGTGTTACAGAACCATGGCTTTCTGCAAGCCCAGATGGTGTGGTTAACTCCACGGAGCTGCTGGAGATTAAATGTCCTGTTCTGGCCAAGAACTGTTCATCTCTGGCTGAAGTGTTTTCCAGCAAGCTCACAGATGTGAAGATGGTCAACGGGGTTCCACAGCTGCAACCAAATGGATCCCGTGGTTACTACCTTCAAGTCCAACTAG GTGTGATCCATCAGGGCCTGAACCTCCCACTGAGT ACTGATGACGGCACGGGaaacaccgaacagattcgagtcaTTGACCTCGCCAGTcgtgtgtcagcaccttaa